CAGACCCGGGCTGACGCATTTATAGAGATGTTGCTGGCGAAAAAGGAACTGGCCCAGTGAGTTCCCAAGCTATCCACAGGGTTCTTCGATGCAGTTCGTACTTAAACAGCATCTGGCACGATGGAGATGGTCATGGCACACAAAACGATAGTCAAGACGTTCATCGACAACGCCCGCAGTTTTAACAACGACACAATTATCAAGTACAAGAAGGAGCCGGGCGGGCCGTACAAGGACCTGGCCTGGGGGGAACTCCGTGATATGGCGTTCTCATTCGCCTGCGGGCTGATCGACTTGGGCATGCAGCCCGGGGACCGGCTCGCGCTTCTTTCCTTCAACAGGCTGGAGTGGATCGTCACCGACCTTGGTACCATTTTGGCCGGAGGAACGAACGTCGCGCTTTATCACACCAATACTCCGGAGCAATGCGAGTACATCATCAACGATTCAGGCGCCAAATTCGCGGTGGTGGAAGATGAAATTCAGCTTGCCAAGGTCCTGGCACAGAAAAGCCAATTGAAAGGGCTTGCCAAGGTCATCGTGATCGCCGGACCGGTCCCGGACGGGGACGACGAGATCATCTCCTATGAAACGCTCTTGGCCAAAGGTGCAGCTCTGAGAAGCGAACATGAGGCTGAAATCGAGCGGAGGAGCGGCCGTGTCGATCCTGACGATATGGCTGCGATCGTCTACACCTCGGGGACCACGGGACCACCCAAAGGGTGTATGATCAGCCACAGAAATCTTGCCTGCGTCCTGGATTCCATACACCAACTCTTTCAACTGGACCCGCAGACCAATCTGTCTCTCATGATCTTGCCGTTGTCGCATCTCTATCCCAGGGTATCCAGCTATTATTACAACATATCTATGAACATACCTCTTGCCATCGCAGAGTCTCTCGATACCCTGGGCAGTAATATGGTGGAGGCGCATCCCACTTTCATCGCGAGCGTGCCCCGTGTATTCGAGAAGGTGTATGCTCGCATTGTGACCTCCGTGGAAAAGGGTTCCGCGTTCAAGCGTCTTATATTCGGTTGGGCCGTAGGCGTGGGGAAGCAAAGAAGCCGTAAACTCAATGCCCATCAACCCCTGTCGTCGCTTCTAAAGCTCAAATTCAACATTGCCGACAAACTGGTGTTCACCAAGATCCGTGAAATGCTAGGCGGAAGGCTGTTGTTCGCTGTTTCCGCCGGCGCGCCCCTGTCGGCCGAGATAGGGGAGTTCATGCACAGCATCGGGATTCAGATTCTGGAGTTTTATGCTCTCACGGAGACCATCTCCGGCACCATGACCACATTCGAGCATTGCCGGTACGGAACGGTGGGCAAACCCATGCCGGGCGTGGAGGTCAAACTCGCGACCGACGGAGAGATCCTCATTAGAGGAAACAACTTCATGGGGTACTTCAACAAAGCCGAACTAACCGCCGAACTGCTGAAGGACGGCTGGATCTGCACCGGCGATGTGGGGCGCTGGGACGACGGAGGTTTCCTGGTCATCACCGACAGGAAGAAAGACCTAATAATAACCTCCGGCGGAAAAAACATCTCCCCCCAGAACATTGAGAACATGTTCAAAGGTATGCCTCTGTTTTCCAATGTCATGGTCCACGGGGACCGGAGAAAGTATCTAACCGCACTAGTGACTCTGAATCGGGCGGAAACGGAAGCCTTGGCCCAGGAGCGGCGCATGTCTTACGAAACCTACGAAGAGTTGACTCAAAGCCCGGAAATCCGAGATCGAATCCGGAAATACATGGACGAAGTGAACAATAAATTGGCCCGATATGAGACGATAAAGAAGTTTATCATCCTTCCCAGGGAGTTCTCCCAGGAAGAGGGTGAAATCACCCCTACGCTCAAGCTCAAAAGGAAGTCCATCAGGGACAGGTACGGAGACCTGCTGGACTCCTTGTATGAAAAGGATGCCTAAGCACCACAATGTACTACGCAGGAATCGATGTCGGTTCGCTCAGTACGGAAACCGTCATTATTGACGACCAAGGGAAGACCGTTTCATATGATATTTCGTCCACTGGAGCGAATAGTAGGGTAGCAGGCGAGAAGTCCTTTCACAAAGCGTTGGAGCAGGCGGGGATTTCAGACGCGGACCTCAAATTCACCGTGGTCACGGGTTACGGCCGCATCAGCCTACCCTTTGCAAACAAAGCAGTCACCGAGATTACTTGCCACGGCCGCGGGGCATACCACCTGTTTCCAGGGACTCGCACCGTGCTCGACATAGGAGGCCAAGACAGCAAGGTCATCAGGCTCGCGGACCGGGGGCGAGTTGTTGACTTCGCCATGAATGACAAATGCGCCGCCGGCACCGGCAGGTTCCTGGAAGTGATGGCCCGAGCACTGGAAATTGGGCTGGAGGAAATGGGGCCTCTGTCAATGAACTCAAAGGAGGACATATCGATCAGCAGTATGTGCACCGTTTTCGCCGAGTCGGAGGTCATTTCCCTGGTAGCTCAGGCCAGACCCATAGAAGACATTCTCAACGCGCTTCACGAGGCCATATGCAGCCGGGTGTTCGCCATGTTGGAACTTGTAGGGGTAGCCCCGGAAGTGACCATGACAGGCGGTGTGGCTAAAAACACCGGCATAGCCGCGAAGGTCCGGCAACGAGTCGGCGGAAGCTTGAACGTACCGGTCGAACCTCAAATTGTCGGGGCCCTGGGAGCCGCGCTTATTGCGAGAGATTGTGCTAAAGGTGGATCTTGAGCCCGATGAGGCCAAAGTACTTGCCCAAAGCCTTGCCGTGACTTCCGGTTCCCAGGCTCCGCCTGGGAACCCTTGTCTTCCGGGCTCTGCCCGGAAACACATGTTATTTCAACCCAGTCAGGGAAGCAGGGCCTCCCGGCATACACTCCCGGGCGGAGCCTCGGAACGAGGAAAGAGCTATCTGTATTTCATTTTACATTGACCAAACAGGACTCATTCCGTGCCAAATTCTCCTGGCCCGAACAGGCAATTCGCTGGGTTCTTGTCAATGAGGCCATACTCGTTCATGATCTAG
This sequence is a window from Desulfomonile tiedjei. Protein-coding genes within it:
- a CDS encoding long-chain fatty acid--CoA ligase, whose translation is MAHKTIVKTFIDNARSFNNDTIIKYKKEPGGPYKDLAWGELRDMAFSFACGLIDLGMQPGDRLALLSFNRLEWIVTDLGTILAGGTNVALYHTNTPEQCEYIINDSGAKFAVVEDEIQLAKVLAQKSQLKGLAKVIVIAGPVPDGDDEIISYETLLAKGAALRSEHEAEIERRSGRVDPDDMAAIVYTSGTTGPPKGCMISHRNLACVLDSIHQLFQLDPQTNLSLMILPLSHLYPRVSSYYYNISMNIPLAIAESLDTLGSNMVEAHPTFIASVPRVFEKVYARIVTSVEKGSAFKRLIFGWAVGVGKQRSRKLNAHQPLSSLLKLKFNIADKLVFTKIREMLGGRLLFAVSAGAPLSAEIGEFMHSIGIQILEFYALTETISGTMTTFEHCRYGTVGKPMPGVEVKLATDGEILIRGNNFMGYFNKAELTAELLKDGWICTGDVGRWDDGGFLVITDRKKDLIITSGGKNISPQNIENMFKGMPLFSNVMVHGDRRKYLTALVTLNRAETEALAQERRMSYETYEELTQSPEIRDRIRKYMDEVNNKLARYETIKKFIILPREFSQEEGEITPTLKLKRKSIRDRYGDLLDSLYEKDA
- a CDS encoding 2-hydroxyglutaryl-CoA dehydratase, which translates into the protein MYYAGIDVGSLSTETVIIDDQGKTVSYDISSTGANSRVAGEKSFHKALEQAGISDADLKFTVVTGYGRISLPFANKAVTEITCHGRGAYHLFPGTRTVLDIGGQDSKVIRLADRGRVVDFAMNDKCAAGTGRFLEVMARALEIGLEEMGPLSMNSKEDISISSMCTVFAESEVISLVAQARPIEDILNALHEAICSRVFAMLELVGVAPEVTMTGGVAKNTGIAAKVRQRVGGSLNVPVEPQIVGALGAALIARDCAKGGS